Proteins from one Rosa chinensis cultivar Old Blush chromosome 7, RchiOBHm-V2, whole genome shotgun sequence genomic window:
- the LOC112179036 gene encoding histone deacetylase complex subunit SAP18 — MERRSRDEKMGGGGGGGPAPRGGLPGRPLPPPPPLPQSRGPPPPPPRRFEPVDREKTCPLLLRVFTKIGGHHNQEDFAVRGKEPKDEVQIYTWKDATLRELTDLVKEIAPAARRRNAKLSFAFVYPDKGGRFVLKQAGITHAYGNMGRRLDDSKSLNELKFQIGDYLDVAVL; from the exons ATGGAGAGGAGAAGCAGAGACGAAAAGAtgggcggaggaggaggaggaggacctGCTCCCCGAGGTGGCCTACCCGGTCGACCTCTCCCTccccctcctcctcttcctcagtCCCGCGGCCCACCTCCCCCTCCGCCGCGCCGCTTCGAACCCGTCGACCGTGAAAAG ACTTGCCCTTTGTTGCTTCGGGTCTTCACTAAG ATTGGAGGTCATCACAATCAGGAGGACTTTGCAGTGAGAGGCAAAGAACCCAAAGATGAGGTTCAGATTTATACATGGAAAGATGCCACACTTCGCGAACTAACTGATCTT GTCAAGGAGATTGCCCCAGCGGCTAGGAGAAGAAATGCAAAACTGTCATTTGCTTTTGTATACCCTGACAAGGGTGGTCGTTTTGTCTTGAAACAG GCGGGGATAACACATGCTTATGGAAACATGGGGAGACGTCTAGATGACAGCAAGTCCTTGAATGAGCTCAAGTTCCAG ATTGGAGATTATTTGGATGTGGCAGTCCTATAG
- the LOC112180901 gene encoding PGR5-like protein 1A, chloroplastic, which produces MASKLAFTLVAPTRNSYNPPIQRPFVSSVSSSSTRVQSFQFSGRQLCVRRRLLQVLPSKAAADQQQGNEDVVDSKILPYCNIDKKGKKSLGELEQDFLQALQSFYYDGKAIMSNEEFDNLKEELMWEGSSVVMLSSDEQKFLEASMAYVSGKPILSDQEYDDLKLRLKSQGSDIVVLGPRCSLRTRKVYSDLTVDYLKMLLLNVPATIVALGAFFFLDDLTGFEITYLLELPEPFSFIFTWFAAVPVIVYLATQLTKLIVKDVLILKGPCPNCGTENQSFFGSILSISNGGSTNNLKCSNCGTPLVYDKTTRLITLPEGSNA; this is translated from the exons ATGGCCAGCAAATTAGCCTTCACCCTAGTAGCTCCTACTCGTAATTCCTACAATCCTCCTATTCAGAGACCCTTTGTTTCGTCAGTTTCGTCTTCCTCTACTAGGGTGCAGTCGTTTCAGTTCAGCGGGCGGCAGCTCTGCGTACGACGTCGTTTGCTGCAGGTGCTTCCCTCTAAGGCTGCCGCTGACCAACAGCAAG GAAATGAGGACGTTGTTGATAGTAAGATCCTGCCATATTGTAACATAGACAAGAAAGGGAAGAAGTCATTGGGAGAACTTGAACAAGACTTTCTTCAAGCTCTACAA TCATTTTATTATGATGGAAAAGCTATTATGTCAAATGAGGAATTTGATAATCTCAAGGAAGAGCTAATGTGGGAAGGCAGCAGTGTTGTCATGCTAA GTTCTGATGAACAAAAGTTTCTGGAAGCTTCAATGGCCTACGTCTCTGGGAAACCAATTTTGAGCGACCAAGAGTATGATGATTTGAAGTTAAGACTAAAG TCGCAAGGGAGTGATATTGTCGTCCTGGGTCCCAGATGCAGTCTCCGTACTAGAAAG GTTTACAGTGACCTGACTGTTGACTATTTGAAGATGCTCCTGCTGAATGTCCCAGCAACCATtgttgccttaggagc gtttttcttcttggatgATCTGACTGGTTTCGAAATTACATATCTTTTGGAG CTTCCAGAACCGTTCAGCTTCATTTTCACATGGTTTGCTGCCGTGCCAGTCATAGTTTATCTAGCTACGCAACTCACCAAACTTATTGTGAAGGATGTCTTGATCTTAAAG GGCCCTTGTCCAAACTGTGGTACAGAGAATCAGTCATTCTTTGGGTCGATCCTATCGATTTCGAATGGTGGTTCTACCAACAACCTTAAGTGCTCAAA CTGTGGAACTCCGTTGGTATATGATAAGACTACGCGCTTGATTACCTTGCCAGAAGGAAGCAATGCTTAG